The Thalassospira sp. ER-Se-21-Dark genome includes a region encoding these proteins:
- the ccoO gene encoding cytochrome-c oxidase, cbb3-type subunit II, which translates to MLLKKHHIVEKNVFFLILGIFLTIIIGGIVEIVPLFTMEQTIEKVEGVRPYSPLEQAGRNIYLREGCYNCHSQQIRPFRDEVERYGHYSLAAESMYDHPFQWGSKRTGPDLARVGGKYSNAWHVAHLIDPRAVVPESIMPGYPFLAERKLNFDDAQAHLETLKMVGVPYTDEMIEAAKADLYLQASEDAAYDDDFLARYPNAATGDFDGNPAELTEMDALVAYLQVLGRMVDFTTYNPQMNLR; encoded by the coding sequence ATGCTTCTTAAAAAACACCATATCGTAGAAAAGAACGTCTTCTTTCTGATCCTTGGTATTTTCCTGACCATCATCATCGGCGGTATCGTTGAAATTGTACCGTTGTTCACGATGGAACAGACCATTGAGAAAGTGGAAGGTGTCCGTCCCTATTCGCCACTCGAACAGGCCGGTCGTAACATCTATCTCCGTGAAGGTTGCTATAACTGCCATTCCCAGCAGATCCGTCCGTTCCGTGACGAGGTCGAACGTTATGGCCATTACAGCCTTGCAGCAGAATCGATGTATGACCATCCGTTCCAGTGGGGGTCAAAACGAACCGGTCCGGATCTGGCACGTGTCGGCGGAAAATATTCCAACGCATGGCATGTGGCCCACCTGATTGACCCGCGCGCTGTTGTGCCGGAATCGATCATGCCGGGTTATCCGTTCCTGGCGGAACGCAAACTGAATTTCGATGACGCTCAGGCACATCTCGAGACCCTCAAGATGGTAGGTGTCCCCTACACAGACGAGATGATCGAGGCAGCCAAGGCAGACCTGTATCTGCAGGCCAGCGAGGATGCGGCCTATGACGATGATTTCCTCGCGCGCTATCCGAATGCGGCAACAGGTGACTTTGACGGCAACCCGGCAGAACTGACCGAAATGGATGCGCTTGTTGCGTACCTGCAGGTCCTGGGCCGGATGGTCGACTTCACCACCTACAACCCGCAGATGAACCTGCGCTAA
- a CDS encoding cbb3-type cytochrome c oxidase subunit 3: MEFFTQLADFFRPLWGLWLMLLFGAIIAWVMWPSKKRNKDMESHAQIPFRDQD, translated from the coding sequence ATGGAATTCTTTACGCAACTCGCTGACTTTTTCCGCCCTCTGTGGGGTCTGTGGCTGATGCTGCTGTTCGGCGCAATTATTGCCTGGGTCATGTGGCCAAGCAAAAAGCGCAACAAGGACATGGAATCGCATGCGCAGATCCCCTTCCGGGATCAGGATTGA
- the ccoP gene encoding cytochrome-c oxidase, cbb3-type subunit III — MSTKVEKDQVSGTDTTGHEWDGIKELNTPLPSWWVYVFWITVIWSVGYWVVYPSWPTANDYLKGMFGTTNRTELHETMASVAAERAPYMERLAALDVSEIANDSELLNFSMAGGKAVFADNCAPCHGTGGSGNPGFPSLQDDAWLWGGTLDAINQTLHVGVRWDANEDTRFNDMPAFGRDELLERDQIDDVVQYVLSFTDRATDAAAADRGAVVFEENCASCHGDDAKGIQDLGAPNLTDAIWLYGGSKETITETVMNSRRGVMPAWEGRLDEETIKMLTVYVHSLGGGQ; from the coding sequence ATGTCGACAAAAGTCGAGAAAGATCAGGTATCCGGCACAGATACCACCGGTCATGAATGGGATGGCATCAAGGAACTCAATACTCCGCTGCCGTCCTGGTGGGTCTATGTCTTCTGGATCACCGTCATCTGGTCTGTTGGTTACTGGGTGGTTTACCCGTCCTGGCCGACTGCCAATGACTATCTCAAAGGTATGTTTGGCACCACCAACCGTACCGAACTGCACGAAACCATGGCCAGTGTTGCGGCCGAACGTGCACCTTACATGGAACGTCTGGCTGCCCTGGATGTATCGGAAATCGCCAATGACAGCGAACTTCTGAACTTCTCCATGGCTGGCGGCAAGGCCGTTTTCGCCGATAACTGCGCACCGTGCCATGGCACCGGTGGTTCGGGTAACCCGGGCTTCCCGTCGCTTCAGGACGATGCGTGGCTTTGGGGCGGGACGCTTGATGCCATCAACCAGACACTGCATGTCGGTGTGCGCTGGGATGCCAATGAAGATACCCGCTTCAATGATATGCCGGCATTTGGGCGTGACGAACTGCTTGAACGCGACCAGATCGACGATGTGGTTCAATATGTTCTGTCCTTCACGGACCGTGCAACTGACGCCGCTGCGGCCGATCGCGGAGCGGTCGTTTTTGAGGAAAACTGCGCTTCTTGCCACGGTGACGATGCCAAAGGCATTCAGGATCTCGGTGCACCGAACCTGACGGATGCCATCTGGCTCTATGGTGGTTCGAAAGAAACCATCACCGAAACGGTCATGAATTCCCGTCGCGGCGTCATGCCAGCATGGGAAGGCCGTCTGGACGAAGAAACC